The proteins below are encoded in one region of Carettochelys insculpta isolate YL-2023 chromosome 14, ASM3395843v1, whole genome shotgun sequence:
- the DDX28 gene encoding putative ATP-dependent RNA helicase DDX28 — protein MALSKAGALLVAPGKLVLGGTRTPTLQLTLLRWVHLPAGGGGQPPENVVRIPRVLQLRLAQKPPRRGREVPVVPTRAGKLLLRSRRPHLSQPRSLTLGRWERPVLVSAGWKKRRSHGDYFQLERSQEQAPALALQPPSTARGDVSFQALGLRPALVAALQALSITQPTAVQRRVIPALLRGGNALCAAETGSGKTLAYLLPLFQKLLSWSALGPALLPSPRSLVLLPSRELAEQVRTVASSLGRPLGLRVGEIGGGRGMASVKNQLHSDPDVDLLVATPGALCKALRKRMVKLERVCCLVLDEADTLLDPTFFDLVEEVIMQAPIAYRPKEVADKWDTKTQLLIVGATFPEGLGQLLSKVTDLGHFTTLTSQNLHHLLPHVQQKFIRLKGSDKVSELLQLIKDHDLSSGAILVFCNSASTVNWLGYILDDHKIKHLRIQGQMPAAMRAGTFTTFQKGQSNVLVCTDLASRGLDTSSVDLVVNYDFPSTLQDYLHRVGRVGRVGSKVSGTVVSFVTHRWDVDLVRKIETAARRRTSLPGMVSAIKEPLPKKRLDSG, from the coding sequence ATGGCGCTGAGCAAAGCTGGGGCGCTGCTGGTGGCTCCCGGGAAGCTAGTGCTGGGCGGGACCAGGACTCCCACCTTGCAGCTCACTTTGCTGCGCTGGGTGCACCTCCCTGCAGGCGGCGGCGGGCAGCCCCCGGAGAACGTGGTGCGGATTCCGCGGGTCTTGCAGTTGCGGCTAGCTCAGAAGCCGCCCAGGCGGGGCCGAGAGGTGCCGGTGGTTCCGACCCGGGCTGGGAAGTTGCTGCTCCGGAGCCGGCGACCGCACCTGAGCCAGCCTCGCTCCCTGACGTTGGGACGCTGGGAGCGGCCAGTCCTGGTTTCGGCGGGTTGGAAGAAGCGGCGCTCCCACGGGGACTACTTTCAGCTGGAGCGCTCCCAAGAGCAGgcgcctgccctggctctgcaacCTCCCTCAACCGCGCGGGGCGACGTTTCCTTTCAGGCGCTGGGGCTGCGGCCGGCTTTGGTGGCGGCCCTGCAGGCCCTGTCCATCACGCAGCCCACGGCAGTGCAGCGCCGCGTCATCCCCGCCCTACTGCGTGGGGGTAACGCGCTGTGTGCCGCCGAGACAGGCAGCGGCAAGACCCTGGCCTACCTTCTCCCTCTGTTCCAAAAACTCCTGTCTTGGTCCGCGCTGGGCCCGGCCTTGCTGCCCTCTCCCCGCAGCCTAGTGCTGCTGCCTTCtagggagctggcagagcaggtgCGCACTGTAGCTTCCTCCCTGGGCCGTCCCTTGGGACTACGGGTCGGGGAGATTGGTGGGGGCCGGGGCATGGCCAGTGTGAAAAACCAGCTCCACTCGGATCCTGATGTTGACTTACTGGTGGCCACGCCTGGGGCCCTGTGCAAGGCGCTGCGAAAGCGGATGGTGAAGCTGGAGAGGGTGTGTTGTCTGGTGCTAGATGAGGCTGATACCCTGCTGGACCCCACTTTTTTTGACCTCGTTGAGGAAGTGATCATGCAAGCCCCCATTGCTTACAGACCCAAAGAGGTGGCTGACAAGTGGGACACCAAAACTCAGCTATTGATTGTTGGAGCCACCTTCCCTGAAGGGCTGGGTCAGCTGCTGAGCAAGGTCACTGACTTAGGTCACTTCACCACCCTCACCAGCCAGAACTTGCACCACCTCCTGCCACATGTCCAGCAGAAGTTCATCCGCCTCAAAGGCAGTGACAAGGTATCTGAGCTACTACAGCTCATCAAAGACCATGATCTCTCTAGTGGAGCCATTCTTGTCTTTTGCAACAGTGCCAGCACAGTCAATTGGCTAGGCTACATTCTAGATGACCACAAAATCAAGCACCTGAGGATACAGGGACAAATGCCTGCAGCGATGAGAGCAGGCACTTTCAccaccttccagaaggggcaaAGTAATGTCCTCGTTTGCACTGACTTAGCCTCCCGTGGTCTGGATACCAGCAGCGTGGATCTAGTAGTCAACTATGACTTCCCATCCACATTGCAGGACTATCTCCATCGTGTGGGGCGGGTTGGGCGTGTAGGCAGCAAGGTATCTGGTACAGTGGTTAGTTTTGTAACCCATCGTTGGGATGTTGATCTGGTGCGGAAGATAGAGACTGCAGCCCGGAGAAGGACTAGTCTGCCTGGGATGGTGTCTGCCATTAAGGAGCCTTTGCCCAAAAAAAGACTTGACTCAGGCTGA